A single genomic interval of Burkholderia sp. HI2500 harbors:
- a CDS encoding GMC family oxidoreductase, with product MTTQDLTFDYVVIGAGSAGCVVAARLIQQNAGSVLLLEAGTRDDNPFHRIPGGVMQVFQKKSWPYMTEPQPNANGRSMIIAQGKVLGGGSSVNGMIYIRGQRDDYDDWATQWGCTDWRYDDVLPYFMKAEANESLGPAYHGQTGPLPVSENRYRHPLTAAFIRAGQEMGLRYVNDFNGEVQQGIGYYQTTTRNGERASTAQTYLASVRDDVKLKVVTGALVHRIRTDAARAVAVEFSEGGHAPVSVRVRNEVVVSAGAIGSPKVLMLSGIGPAEHLAALGIDTVAVLPVGRNFHDHLHMSVQASIRTPASLYGENTGLRAMRHFLQWKCFRSGLLTSNILEGGAFIDTQGTGRPDVQFHFLPLLDNFDNTPGEKPPASEHGMSVKVGHLQPKSRGRVALRSKDPSDLPRIDANFLSDPADLDGQIRAVQAGLRILSAKALQAHVKEIVAPARIDADDLPAIEAFVRQDIKTVYHPAGTCRMGTDPRTSVVDQKTLRVHGFANLRVIDCSICPQVPSGNTNAPAIMIGERGADLLLGR from the coding sequence ATGACTACTCAAGACCTGACCTTCGATTACGTCGTCATCGGCGCGGGTTCCGCCGGTTGCGTCGTGGCCGCGCGGCTGATCCAGCAGAACGCCGGTTCGGTGCTGCTGCTGGAAGCCGGCACGCGCGACGACAATCCGTTTCACCGGATTCCGGGCGGCGTGATGCAGGTGTTCCAGAAGAAATCGTGGCCGTACATGACCGAACCGCAGCCGAACGCGAACGGCCGCAGCATGATCATCGCGCAGGGCAAGGTGCTGGGCGGCGGCAGTTCGGTCAACGGGATGATCTACATCCGCGGGCAGCGCGACGATTACGACGACTGGGCGACGCAGTGGGGATGCACGGACTGGCGCTACGACGACGTGCTGCCGTATTTCATGAAGGCGGAAGCGAACGAAAGCCTCGGGCCTGCGTATCACGGCCAGACGGGTCCGCTGCCCGTCAGCGAGAACCGTTATCGCCATCCGTTGACGGCTGCGTTCATCCGGGCCGGGCAGGAGATGGGGCTGCGCTACGTCAACGATTTCAACGGCGAAGTGCAGCAGGGCATCGGCTATTACCAGACGACGACGCGCAACGGCGAACGCGCAAGCACCGCGCAGACCTATCTGGCGTCGGTGCGCGACGACGTGAAGCTGAAGGTGGTGACCGGCGCGCTCGTGCACCGGATCCGGACCGATGCGGCGCGTGCGGTCGCGGTCGAATTCAGCGAAGGCGGCCACGCGCCCGTGTCGGTGCGCGTGCGCAACGAGGTCGTCGTGAGTGCGGGAGCGATCGGGAGTCCGAAGGTGCTGATGCTGTCCGGCATCGGGCCGGCGGAGCATCTTGCCGCGCTCGGGATCGATACGGTTGCCGTATTGCCGGTCGGCCGGAATTTCCACGATCATCTACATATGTCGGTGCAGGCGTCGATTCGCACGCCGGCGAGCCTCTACGGCGAGAACACCGGGCTCCGGGCGATGCGCCATTTCCTGCAATGGAAGTGCTTCAGGAGCGGGCTGCTGACCAGCAACATCCTCGAAGGCGGCGCATTCATCGACACGCAGGGCACCGGGCGGCCGGACGTACAGTTCCATTTCCTGCCGCTGCTCGACAACTTCGACAATACGCCGGGAGAGAAGCCCCCGGCGAGCGAGCACGGCATGTCGGTCAAGGTCGGCCATCTGCAACCGAAATCGCGCGGGCGGGTGGCGTTGCGCAGCAAGGATCCGTCGGATCTTCCGAGGATCGATGCGAACTTCCTGAGCGACCCGGCCGACCTCGACGGCCAGATCCGGGCGGTTCAGGCCGGGCTCAGGATCCTGTCGGCGAAGGCGCTGCAGGCGCACGTGAAGGAAATCGTCGCGCCGGCTCGGATCGATGCGGACGACCTGCCAGCAATCGAGGCGTTCGTGCGGCAGGACATCAAGACCGTCTATCACCCGGCCGGCACCTGCAGGATGGGTACGGACCCGCGGACGTCGGTGGTCGACCAGAAGACGCTGCGCGTGCACGGCTTCGCCAATCTGCGCGTGATCGATTGCTCGATCTGCCCGCAGGTGCCGAGCGGCAACACCAACGCGCCGGCAATCATGATCGGCGAACGCGGCGCTGATCTGCTGCTCGGTCGGTGA
- a CDS encoding aldehyde dehydrogenase family protein, with protein MTAEYTLQHRIAGDACDAAQGEWFEKFEPCTGHLLARVAAGTGVDVDRAVRAARAEFDGGHWRRLPGAARAKLLNRLADLLEHDAERFVELLAREQGRPAMEVRMMDLPMSIDTLRYFAGWADKLEGRQIPTGGFMGRPTVNYTVREAVGVAGLIVPWNAPLMIACWKLAPALAAGCTVVIKPSEDAPLAVGALADLAAQAGFPPGVVNLVHGIGASVGAALVNHPGVDKVSFTGSTEVGRTIAREAGAQFKRLTLELGGKAPQIIFDDANLEQAIAGVAMGLFVNQGQTCAAGTRVLVQRRHYDDVVGALAHAARSIRVGTPFDPATQMGALISARHADRVKTHIAVALHDGATMVAGDEPVPSQGFFVRPTVFANVDPAMRIARDEVFGPVGTIMPFDTEDEAVALANDTVYALSATLWTRDLATAHRTAARLRVGAVAVNAWSPLDARLPWGGFKESGVGRDLSQSGLDAYLEEKVVTIAM; from the coding sequence ATGACAGCCGAGTACACCCTTCAACACCGGATCGCGGGCGACGCGTGTGACGCCGCGCAGGGCGAGTGGTTCGAGAAATTCGAACCGTGCACCGGGCACCTGCTTGCGCGCGTGGCGGCCGGCACCGGCGTCGACGTCGACCGGGCCGTGCGTGCGGCCCGCGCGGAATTCGACGGCGGACACTGGCGCCGGTTGCCCGGCGCGGCGCGAGCGAAGCTGCTGAACCGGCTGGCCGACCTGCTCGAGCATGACGCGGAACGCTTCGTCGAGTTGCTGGCGCGTGAACAGGGCCGCCCCGCGATGGAAGTGCGCATGATGGACCTGCCGATGTCGATCGACACACTGCGCTACTTCGCCGGATGGGCGGACAAGCTTGAAGGCCGCCAGATTCCGACCGGCGGCTTCATGGGACGCCCGACCGTCAACTACACGGTGCGCGAAGCAGTCGGCGTCGCCGGCCTGATCGTGCCGTGGAATGCGCCGCTGATGATCGCGTGCTGGAAACTGGCGCCCGCGCTCGCGGCCGGCTGCACGGTCGTGATCAAGCCGTCGGAGGACGCGCCGCTCGCGGTCGGGGCGCTGGCGGACCTGGCGGCGCAGGCAGGCTTTCCGCCGGGTGTCGTGAATCTCGTGCACGGCATCGGCGCGTCGGTCGGCGCCGCGCTGGTCAATCACCCGGGCGTCGACAAGGTCAGCTTTACCGGTAGCACCGAGGTCGGCCGCACGATCGCGCGCGAAGCCGGCGCACAGTTCAAGCGGCTGACGCTGGAACTCGGCGGCAAGGCGCCGCAGATCATCTTCGACGACGCGAATCTCGAGCAGGCGATCGCCGGCGTCGCGATGGGGCTGTTCGTCAACCAGGGGCAGACGTGCGCGGCCGGCACGCGCGTGCTGGTGCAGCGCCGTCACTACGACGACGTCGTCGGCGCGCTCGCGCATGCGGCGCGGTCGATCAGGGTCGGCACGCCGTTCGACCCGGCGACGCAGATGGGTGCACTGATCAGCGCCCGCCATGCCGACCGCGTGAAGACGCATATCGCCGTGGCGCTTCACGACGGCGCGACGATGGTCGCGGGCGACGAGCCGGTGCCGTCGCAAGGCTTCTTCGTGCGGCCGACGGTGTTCGCGAATGTCGATCCGGCGATGCGCATCGCGCGCGACGAAGTGTTCGGGCCGGTCGGCACGATCATGCCGTTCGATACGGAAGACGAGGCCGTCGCGCTGGCGAACGACACCGTCTACGCGTTGTCCGCCACGCTGTGGACCCGCGATCTCGCGACCGCGCACCGTACTGCCGCCCGTCTGCGGGTCGGCGCGGTCGCGGTGAACGCGTGGAGCCCGCTCGACGCACGGCTGCCGTGGGGCGGCTTCAAGGAGAGCGGCGTCGGGCGCGACCTGTCGCAGAGTGGGCTCGATGCGTACCTGGAGGAGAAGGTCGTCACGATCGCGATGTAG
- a CDS encoding SphA family protein yields the protein MKRRSLSVMLSALVVAHGAHATEGGGSVYPTGAEGYLCCALPPPGLYALIYAERYHAGELRDNDGRNVAPPDFSITAYSVTPRIVWVTPYTFAGASLAMHALLPLVTLDVHAGGQSQRRTGVGDMTFGPALGWHVTPTLHTLLAVDFFAPTGRYDKSDLANIGRHVWAIQPIAGISYGGRTGPVFDAKLMWTFNQLNHATDYRSGQEFIVDYSAGWGFGNGLTVGAGGYVYRQMTDDSQPGQTIAGNRGRAFAIGPSIKYDSGKGWFVTAKYQMETDVRNRPEGAAFWLKAVFPL from the coding sequence ATGAAACGACGATCCCTTTCCGTGATGCTGTCCGCGCTCGTCGTCGCGCACGGCGCTCACGCAACCGAAGGCGGCGGCTCCGTCTACCCGACCGGGGCGGAAGGCTACCTGTGCTGCGCACTGCCGCCGCCGGGGCTCTATGCGCTGATCTACGCGGAGCGCTACCACGCCGGCGAACTGCGCGACAACGACGGCCGCAACGTCGCGCCGCCGGACTTCAGCATCACTGCCTATTCGGTGACGCCACGGATCGTGTGGGTCACACCCTACACATTTGCCGGCGCGTCGCTGGCCATGCATGCGCTGCTTCCGCTCGTCACGCTCGACGTGCACGCGGGCGGGCAATCACAGCGGCGAACCGGTGTCGGCGACATGACGTTCGGGCCGGCGCTCGGCTGGCACGTCACGCCGACGCTCCACACGCTGCTCGCCGTCGATTTCTTCGCGCCAACGGGCCGGTACGACAAAAGCGACCTGGCCAACATCGGCCGACACGTCTGGGCGATCCAGCCGATCGCGGGGATCTCGTACGGCGGCCGTACCGGGCCGGTGTTCGATGCAAAGCTGATGTGGACCTTCAACCAGCTCAACCACGCGACGGACTACCGGTCCGGCCAGGAATTCATCGTCGACTATTCGGCGGGCTGGGGTTTCGGCAACGGGCTGACGGTCGGCGCGGGCGGCTATGTCTACCGGCAGATGACGGACGACTCACAGCCCGGGCAAACCATCGCCGGCAATCGCGGCCGTGCGTTCGCGATCGGCCCGTCGATCAAGTACGACAGCGGGAAGGGCTGGTTCGTGACCGCCAAATACCAGATGGAAACCGATGTGCGAAACCGCCCGGAAGGCGCGGCGTTCTGGCTCAAGGCCGTGTTTCCGCTCTGA